A window from Fragaria vesca subsp. vesca linkage group LG5, FraVesHawaii_1.0, whole genome shotgun sequence encodes these proteins:
- the LOC101312930 gene encoding uncharacterized transporter YBR287W-like — MNLWTLFVTASIPVLESFLITALGSYLALDRVNLLGPDSRNHLNTILFYVCTPALIGANLAETITYESLVKLWFMPVNIFLTFMVGSIFGWILMKLTRTPPHLRGLVLGCCAAGNLGNLLLIIIPAVCEESGSPFGDADTCDTTGTTYASLSMAIGAIYLWTYVYNIVRISSKTSIQDPTQTTESSSSTSGHISYNEPLLSIEDNVDQSELPSNVSQGEVKMTRLGKIKEWMVKMNKKLNLKTVFSPSTIAVIIGFAVGIISPIRNLLIGDDAPLAVIDDATSLLGDAAIPLLTLIIGGNLVKGLRVGGIQKSILIGIIIVKYVAAPLTGVLIVKGAVKFGFVSNDPLYLFVLLLQFAVPPAMNMGTITQLFRQGESECSVIMLWTYIFASVALTFWCAFFLWLVE, encoded by the exons ATGAATCTTTGGACTCTCTTCGTCACCGCATCGATTCCAGTGCTGGAATCGTTCTTGATTACTGCGCTTGGCTCATATCTTGCACTTGATCGCGTCAACCTTCTGGGGCCAGATAGCAGGAACCACTTGAACACT ATTTTGTTCTACGTTTGCACTCCAGCCCTGATCGGTGCCAACCTTGCAGAGACAATAACATATGAGAGCCTAGTTAAGTT GTGGTTCATGCCGGTAAATATTTTTCTTACATTCATGGTTGGTTCAATATTTGGATGGATACTCATGAAATTAACCAGAACTCCTCCACATTTGCGAGGTCTCGTCTTGGGTTGTTGCGCTGCGG GAAATTTGGGAAACCTTCTCCTCATTATAATTCCAGCAGTTTGTGAAGAATCAGGGAGTCCATTTGGAGATGCTGATACCTGTGATACTACTGGAACTACTTATGCTTCACTTTCAATGGCG ATTGGAGCCATTTATTTGTGGACCTATGTGTATAATATAGTGCGCATATCTTCAAAGACGAGCATCCAAGATCCCACGCAGACCACCGAGAGTTCATCATCAACATCCGGCCACATAAGTTACAACGAGCCTCTGCTTTCTATAGAGGACAATGTGGATCAATCTGAACTCCCCAGTAATGTATCTCAAGGAGAGGTTAAG ATGACGCGTCTAGGCAAAATAAAGGAATGGATGGTGAAGATGAACAAAAAGCTCAATTTGAAAACAGTATTTTCCCCCTCAACTATAGCAGTG ATTATTGGGTTTGCAGTCGGAATCATCTCTCCAATTCGTAACTTATTGATCGGAGACGACGCTCCTCTAGCGGTGATCGATGACGCTACTTCGTTGTTAGG AGACGCTGCTATCCCGCTCCTTACTTTGATAATAGGAGGTAACCTTGTGAAAG GTTTAAGAGTGGGAGGGATACAAAAATCTATCCTTATTGGCATCATAATTGTTAAGTATGTTGCGGCACCTCTTACAGGAGTGTTGATTGTTAAAGGAGCAGTAAAATTTGGCTTTGTAAGCAACGATCCATTGTACCTGTTTGTTCTTCTGCTTCAGTTCGCTGTACCTCCTGCGATGAACATGG GAACCATCACACAATTGTTCAGACAAGGAGAGAGTGAGTGTTCAGTTATCATGCTCTGGACTTACATTTTTGCTTCAGTAGCGCTTACGTTTTGGTGTGCCTTCTTCTTGTGGCTTGTGGAATGA
- the LOC101300064 gene encoding armadillo repeat-containing protein 7-like, with translation MFTNDRRQEERTGRYGTSRLQYLQEVVTQFQSTTSEESKEKIVANLANFAYDPYNYTYLRQLNVVELFLDRITEPNEKLLEFGVGGICNCCPDPANAAIVTQSGGIPLVIQCLSSPVSNPPLPVRNTVNYAIGSLYYLCNTSNKEEIMKPEVVDIMKRYAAAEGASVSFSNLAKAFLDKHVSENEI, from the exons ATGTTTACCAATGATAGGAGGCAAGAAGAGCGAACTGGAAGATATGGTACTTCAAGGCTACAATACCTTCAGGAAGTGGTGACTCAATTTCAGAGTACTACCAGTGAAGAATCAAAAGAGAAGATTGTTGCTAATCTGGCGAACTTTGCTTATGATCCTTACAACTATACCTATTTGCGCCAGCTCAATGTGGTGGAACTTTTTCTGGACCGCATAACAGAACCAAATGAGAAGCTTCTGGAATTTGGGGTAGGCGGAATCTGCAACTGTTGCCCTGATCCAGCCAATGCAGCAATTGTCACCCAGAGTGGTGGGATACCCCTTGTTATTCAATGTCTATCAAGCCCTGTTAGCA ATCCGCCACTGCCTGTTAGAAACACCGTGAACTATGCAATTGGATCACTATATTATCTCTGCAACACATCTAATAAGGAAGAGATTATGAAGCCAGAAGTGGTTGACATCATGAAGAGATATGCCGCTGCTGAAGGAGCAAGTGTCAGCTTCAGTAATCTAGCCAAGGCATTTTTGGACAAACATGTTTCTGAAAATGAAATTTGA